The genome window CCTGATACTTTGTCTTTGGATTCGGACTGTTTTCCCCaaaatcatctgcataaatgCAACTCAGTATATTCTCCGTTGAAATGACTTCCCTACAGAATGCAAAGAAAACATAGCTCTCTCTTCGATTTTCTTATATAAATTTTTAATCCTTATGCTCACCCTGCTGCTACTCCTGTGTTATTGATTTCAATTGTCGGTTTCGCTGTAACAAATCCCAGGCCGGGAAAATATCgaagtgttattattatttggccATGAGGTGAATCCTTATTAATCTGTAAAATTAACTCATCcttaatattttgaatattgtttCGATTTTTTAAAACCCACTGTTAAAGATACACTTAACGGATGCGGCTTCAGCAAGTTCTTCCTTCGAATTTCAATAGTTTCGTTTTTCGAATACCTTTTATGATGGACTTTCCGATTGCCTGGTTCCAAATCTTCATTATCCGATTCTTGATTATCGTCATCGTCCCGATCATCACATTTGTCTTCATCATCCAAAATCTTCGCTTCGTCTTCGTCTCCCTCTATAGTTGTAGTAATACTACTATCGCAAGCTTCTGCATAGGCTGATACATTTGCGTAAACCAGATAAAGAGGACGTGACAAAAGTCGTGCTGATttttgtacttcccattctTTTTCTATGTCCATTTCAAGAGCAATTTGCAATGGTCTTGTTGCTTTAAGCAGCGCTTCTAGACAAGGCGCTAAGGAGTTCAAACGCTCAGCTTTCAAACCTATATCCTTCGATGCATCCTGCTTTGCAATTGATAACTTTTTGCAAAGCGCTGACAGCTCTTTACGTTCGTGCAGCTCCCAATCTAGGCGCGCCAAGCGCCTCGCATGTTCAtcgctttttgttttttgtggtCGCGATATCGATTCTGGTGCATTTTTGTAAAATTCTTCCTCCGAAACCAAATCAATCTCTTCATCTTGGCTTTTGAATTGGTAACAACGTTGCACCTCGCGTTTCAGATGATTTGCCTCATACAACAAATTTTGTAACTGTAAACGATTGCTGTCTACTCGTAATTTTTCTTTGTGCAAAGCATCGCGACCTGCTCGCAGTCGAATTTTATCTAACCGGTTTAGCTTTTTTAAAGCCACAAAAATCAATGAACCTTGTATACGTTTTTCGATGATTTCCTGATTACTCTGTGAAATTATGCGTTTTAAATTGTAAATTCATTTGTGTTACAAAAGGAACTAGATAGTAGTTGCAAAAATATAGGGAATCCTCCACCTTTTCGGTATTATCTTTTTTAAGTGCGGCGATTTCttcgaatatttttttcaattcagaaCATGTCTGATAGAACATGGTTTTATCCTTATCAGCTGATCGACGATGCGCCTCCTGCTCTTCGTGTCGTATGACATTCTGTAAGCAATGTTAAAAAATCAATAACTCCCTTTTTTACTTCTGTCATTTGAATTAATATTTATTACTATTTATGCTACAAAACTGATGACCATGCCTGACCATGCCACGGAACTGGACTGATTTTTCGGTCACGAACTGATTTTTCGGTCACGAACTTTTACTTCCCACAAAGGATTCGAATTGGATTCCTAAATGGGCGCACACTCCTCAACGATAGTATCGACGTCTCCCGAAAAATGCCCGGTTATCTCAACTTAAGGGGTAATAtctatttgcaatttttttttctccattttttatATTGGCTTAAAATACTCTAAAACATTCCTAGATTTACAATCTCGTTCTTgtataaaaattaattataaaatttgaaataataaaaacttgttgtttctttttcgttggtgtgaatatttattcttgcaaataccgatatttcgggaaccacttgttcccttcatcagtgctaacaactaGCACTAGCGGAGGGTCTTCAAAAAATCTTTTACTCTTTAGAAAGGCCTGCAGCcgccattttgtaaaaaaaggtcaatgataatttttttctgacATCTTCGTACATCTGATAAAGAAAACCAGTTTTGAGGACTGTGAGAGGTTTGTGGTTTTCTGCAGCTCCTACCACATCATTGATGGCACAtgtttcgagcacagagcttgacaaaggtcagttggatttcaactgatcaGCAACGAATATTCGATCAGATCTTATTCCGTCTGGGGCTGCTTGCCGAATTGGGAATCTTCGCCCCCACCCCTTCCATTTGAACATCGATCGCTTCATTCGAAAGTGGTAGAGCTATGATATTTTATTGATCAGACGGCAGTTTAAAAGTTGGAAAAGCACTTTACCTCGATTCTTAATCGTATAACAGATGAAATTCCATCTCTAATGGATGACATCACTAATCATCGTTTTCTTTAGTGTCTGTCTCGTTCAGTAGCGGCGATCGTTGTTTCTGTCGGCCTTTTGGGCGTTTCCCA of Hermetia illucens chromosome 4, iHerIll2.2.curated.20191125, whole genome shotgun sequence contains these proteins:
- the LOC119654815 gene encoding THO complex subunit 5 homolog isoform X1, with product MVNKDSSEKDSSEKKRRKGSSGDSSSGGKQNKEDAYENVIRHEEQEAHRRSADKDKTMFYQTCSELKKIFEEIAALKKDNTEKSNQEIIEKRIQGSLIFVALKKLNRLDKIRLRAGRDALHKEKLRVDSNRLQLQNLLYEANHLKREVQRCYQFKSQDEEIDLVSEEEFYKNAPESISRPQKTKSDEHARRLARLDWELHERKELSALCKKLSIAKQDASKDIGLKAERLNSLAPCLEALLKATRPLQIALEMDIEKEWEVQKSARLLSRPLYLVYANVSAYAEACDSSITTTIEGDEDEAKILDDEDKCDDRDDDDNQESDNEDLEPGNRKVHHKRYSKNETIEIRRKNLLKPHPLSVSLTINKDSPHGQIIITLRYFPGLGFVTAKPTIEINNTGVAAGEVISTENILSCIYADDFGENSPNPKTKYQIDEYHMNEAELLAYLNEQNFGKPYKWAQRFCGIDFVPDKPSTSRSSFFSDTVSYELAQESVPSIVKHLKSRWQARLGLYKQIYALENKNIDLSSDVIDVAPARISSSLVQWLSTTWEEYSSSLSTQRFIEENLVTSHDLFYRAVITRGSAKLECLVCISSDFPNTTPIWNLNLCWNGKHNAINNAAIREMEHWVNSISTAKTKSCILSAQLRRAMSGFDIFLETEGPFYSPAEFTQDKTFLKAFRGRQRSRPYKIVQNGSNVIYKQI
- the LOC119654815 gene encoding THO complex subunit 5 homolog isoform X2; this translates as MFYQTCSELKKIFEEIAALKKDNTEKSNQEIIEKRIQGSLIFVALKKLNRLDKIRLRAGRDALHKEKLRVDSNRLQLQNLLYEANHLKREVQRCYQFKSQDEEIDLVSEEEFYKNAPESISRPQKTKSDEHARRLARLDWELHERKELSALCKKLSIAKQDASKDIGLKAERLNSLAPCLEALLKATRPLQIALEMDIEKEWEVQKSARLLSRPLYLVYANVSAYAEACDSSITTTIEGDEDEAKILDDEDKCDDRDDDDNQESDNEDLEPGNRKVHHKRYSKNETIEIRRKNLLKPHPLSVSLTINKDSPHGQIIITLRYFPGLGFVTAKPTIEINNTGVAAGEVISTENILSCIYADDFGENSPNPKTKYQIDEYHMNEAELLAYLNEQNFGKPYKWAQRFCGIDFVPDKPSTSRSSFFSDTVSYELAQESVPSIVKHLKSRWQARLGLYKQIYALENKNIDLSSDVIDVAPARISSSLVQWLSTTWEEYSSSLSTQRFIEENLVTSHDLFYRAVITRGSAKLECLVCISSDFPNTTPIWNLNLCWNGKHNAINNAAIREMEHWVNSISTAKTKSCILSAQLRRAMSGFDIFLETEGPFYSPAEFTQDKTFLKAFRGRQRSRPYKIVQNGSNVIYKQI